The Arachidicoccus terrestris genome includes the window TCCTTACACCCGGTGTGCTCACGGCCGCGGGAATCGCTATGGATTTCAGTCAGGGCTTGAAAAACACCCAGTTAAGCTTTCATGACGCGCATTTAAAAGATTTCCATACAGCAGCGGACAACATCCTTTTGTATGCACCTGCTGCCATACCTTATGGATTGGATCTCATTGGGATCCGATCAAAAACAGATATAGCCAACAGAACGGCCATACTCATCAAAGGAGAAATCTTGCTGACGGCTACAGGCTATTTATTAAAGCACACCATACATGAATGGCGCCCGGATGGAAGCAATCACTATAGCTTCCCTTCCGGGCATACCCTGCAGGTCTTTGCGACAGCCACGATGCTCAGTGAAGAGTATCGGGACAAATATAAATGGATGCCTTATGCAGCCTACGGACTGGCAACCGGCGTTGGCTTACTTAGACTGGCCAATAATAAGCACTACATAGGAGATGTATTGGTTGGTGCGGGTTTGGGCATCCTGTCTATGAAACTCGCTTACTGGACGCATCGCTACAGCTGGCATAAACACAGGAAATTCAAATGATAATATCATGCGGGCATATTTAAAATACGGCAAACCCTTTGCTTATCTTTGCGGATTTTATCTGGTGGTCAACACAGCGCTTCGGCTGCTGTTGCTGGCCGACCATCAAATGCGCGCGACTTTTCATTTTACGGACTATTTCCGGGTGCTGCTGCCGGGACTCTTTCCCAACCTGCTGGTGTTTTTCATGCTGGCTATGCCCTTGTGGCTATACCTGCTTTTCCTGTCTGATGGCAAACTCAAAAAGCCCTATGGGCAGATTATATTGGGTCTTCTGATCCTACTACTCGGTTATGTATTACTGAGCAACAATATCATTAAAGCCTATGGCAGTGTCCTGATCAATATCGTGGTTATTTTTCTTTCTATAAAGCTACTACTAACAGCCTGGATGGTCGGTGCACCACGTTACAGGCTACAAACCCGAAAATGGTTATTTGGATTTACGCTTTTTCTTTATGTAGCAGCCATTTTACTAAATGCGCTCAGTGAATATTTTTTCTTCAAAGAATTCGGTGTCCGTTACAATTTTATTGCAGTAGATTATCTGATCTACACCAATGAGGTGATCGGGAATATTATGCAGTCCTATCCCGTAGTACCCCTGTTTTCAGTATTGGCGCTCGTGGCCATTGCGATTACGGTATTTATTTACCGTAGAACAACAGACTATTTTGCTCCCTTACCCGATCTCAAGACAAAGCTTTTGCTGATCATCGCCGCCGCGGTAAGCATACTTGTTGCTTCCCGGTTATTACCCTTCTATGCCGGGGAAAACACCGGTGATAACATATATGTCAGTGAACTCGGCGCGGATGGCCTGTATAAGTTTTATACCGCCTTTCAGGACAATGGCTTAAGTTATACAAAGTTCTACCCGGAAATAGAGCAACAAAAAGCCGTTACCTTCCTGGCACGGCAGCTGGGATGGACACCATCCCCGGATCATCAAACGGGCTTTGAAAAAAAAGTCACCGACACCGCCGGCGAAAGCCATAAAAACATTGTGCTGATCAGCGTGGAAAGCCTGAGTGCTGATTATCTGGCCCATTATGGCAACAAGCATCATCTTACTCCTTTTTTGGATTCTCTGGCAGACCAGAGTTTAATGTTTACCCGGCTTTACGCCGCGGGCAACCGGACTGTCAGGGGCCTTGAGGCTTTGACCCTGTGTATTCCCCCCTCTCCCGGGGAAAGTATTATTAAGCGAAAAGACAATAAAAATAAATTCACGACAGGCGGCATTCTGAGGCAAAAAGGCTATACGGTACAGTTTTTATACGGCGGTTACAGCTATTTTGACAATATGCAGGATTTTTTTGAGGGCAATGGCTATC containing:
- a CDS encoding phosphatase PAP2 family protein produces the protein MKVFKWLGFLWIWVCLPLSVVYAQAGGGSDTALNQVSRPVTDTVAIPDSYHRAYLSAPRYTPKQLLTPGVLTAAGIAMDFSQGLKNTQLSFHDAHLKDFHTAADNILLYAPAAIPYGLDLIGIRSKTDIANRTAILIKGEILLTATGYLLKHTIHEWRPDGSNHYSFPSGHTLQVFATATMLSEEYRDKYKWMPYAAYGLATGVGLLRLANNKHYIGDVLVGAGLGILSMKLAYWTHRYSWHKHRKFK
- a CDS encoding LTA synthase family protein, with amino-acid sequence MRAYLKYGKPFAYLCGFYLVVNTALRLLLLADHQMRATFHFTDYFRVLLPGLFPNLLVFFMLAMPLWLYLLFLSDGKLKKPYGQIILGLLILLLGYVLLSNNIIKAYGSVLINIVVIFLSIKLLLTAWMVGAPRYRLQTRKWLFGFTLFLYVAAILLNALSEYFFFKEFGVRYNFIAVDYLIYTNEVIGNIMQSYPVVPLFSVLALVAIAITVFIYRRTTDYFAPLPDLKTKLLLIIAAAVSILVASRLLPFYAGENTGDNIYVSELGADGLYKFYTAFQDNGLSYTKFYPEIEQQKAVTFLARQLGWTPSPDHQTGFEKKVTDTAGESHKNIVLISVESLSADYLAHYGNKHHLTPFLDSLADQSLMFTRLYAAGNRTVRGLEALTLCIPPSPGESIIKRKDNKNKFTTGGILRQKGYTVQFLYGGYSYFDNMQDFFEGNGYQVIDRNNFQASEISFANIWGVCDEDMAGKMIQVLDKDHGTGRPFFAHWMTVSNHRPFTYPNGKIAIPGDARSRNGGVMYTDYALRRFFQMARRRPWFNNTVFIIVADHCASSAGKVALPLDKYRIPCLVYSPGFIPARKVNTLMSQIDIMPTVFGLLHFSYRSKFIGEDIFKQSYRPRALMATYQDMGYLQDSVLTVLSPVRQIKSYRIRPAKSTATIPGDFISKFDELPVSPRDSLKDAAISYYQMTAWLLDKRKYQE